Proteins found in one Pantanalinema sp. genomic segment:
- a CDS encoding tyrosine-protein phosphatase, whose translation MKLRHWTHGLLAAATALSLLGCGVASPQAGSSLNGASGNRVVAESIPSTAALERLAAASPDRLIDNAPQEPGVEGLWPKPPAEDLGNLGKIEPDLWRGARPTEKGMDTLLAMGCKTIVNFENDKKVVAQEKAWAEARGIAFVSIPLSVITPPKLENVNRFLSIANDPAARPLYFHCMQGRDRTGTAAFAYRISHDRWSYDKAYDEMKAYKFHTYLLGLRGFLVWYAKTQAPAAAPAL comes from the coding sequence ATGAAGCTTCGTCACTGGACGCACGGGCTGCTCGCGGCCGCAACGGCCCTTTCGCTCTTGGGTTGCGGCGTCGCGTCGCCCCAGGCCGGCTCGTCGCTGAACGGGGCCTCGGGCAACCGCGTGGTCGCCGAGTCCATCCCCTCGACCGCAGCCCTCGAGCGCCTGGCCGCGGCCTCGCCCGATCGCCTCATCGACAACGCTCCTCAGGAGCCCGGCGTCGAGGGCCTCTGGCCCAAGCCGCCCGCCGAGGACCTCGGCAACCTGGGCAAGATCGAGCCCGACCTGTGGCGCGGCGCCCGCCCCACCGAGAAGGGCATGGACACGCTGCTGGCGATGGGCTGCAAGACCATCGTCAACTTCGAGAACGACAAGAAGGTCGTCGCGCAGGAGAAGGCCTGGGCCGAGGCGCGCGGCATCGCCTTCGTCTCGATCCCCCTGAGCGTCATCACCCCGCCCAAGCTCGAGAACGTCAACCGGTTCCTGTCGATCGCGAACGATCCGGCGGCGCGCCCCCTCTACTTCCACTGCATGCAGGGCCGCGATCGCACCGGCACCGCCGCCTTCGCCTACCGCATCAGCCACGATCGCTGGAGCTACGACAAGGCCTACGACGAGATGAAGGCCTACAAGTTCCACACCTACCTGCTCGGCCTGCGCGGCTTCCTCGTCTGGTACGCCAAGACCCAGGCCCCCGCCGCAGCCCCAGCCCTTTAG
- a CDS encoding homogentisate 1,2-dioxygenase: MTVYPQTKGKATTQAHVGLPEGTYEDEHGRKGFFGRVSHLYHTHQPTDWLRIEGPLKPRAIDTNKLSPTDATDALRGMPETFMANDDVALKVSRLSEPMPYWFRNADGDDVIFVHRGEGTFECDFGVMAFERGDYLVIPKGTTYRLLPRTTDNFFLFIESRGEITLPDRGPLGPNAVFDWSVLKSPTPAPVLDAPAGEYEVRIKREGQLTSVYYPYHPMDVVGWKGDLSVWKLNVRDIRPVMSHRYHLPPSVHTTFLGGDFVICTFVPRPFESDPEAMRVPFYHRNIDYDEVLFYHEGDFFSRANIGPAMVTFHPAGIHHGPHPKAAQKAAGKEATDEIAVMIDTKNPLRLTPSAMATEWADYHLSWRVTPEVTPR, translated from the coding sequence ATGACCGTGTATCCGCAGACCAAGGGGAAGGCGACCACCCAGGCCCATGTGGGGCTGCCCGAGGGCACCTACGAGGACGAGCACGGCCGCAAGGGCTTCTTCGGCCGGGTGTCGCACCTCTACCACACGCATCAGCCCACCGACTGGCTGCGCATCGAGGGCCCCCTCAAGCCCCGCGCCATCGACACGAACAAGCTCTCGCCCACGGACGCGACCGACGCGCTGCGGGGCATGCCCGAGACCTTCATGGCCAACGACGACGTGGCGCTCAAGGTCTCGCGACTGAGCGAGCCGATGCCCTACTGGTTCCGCAACGCGGACGGCGACGACGTGATCTTCGTCCACCGCGGCGAGGGGACCTTCGAGTGCGACTTCGGGGTCATGGCCTTCGAGCGCGGCGATTACCTGGTGATCCCGAAGGGCACCACCTATCGCCTGCTGCCTCGCACCACGGACAACTTCTTCCTCTTCATCGAGTCGAGGGGCGAGATCACCCTGCCCGATCGCGGCCCCCTGGGCCCCAACGCCGTCTTCGACTGGAGCGTGCTCAAGAGCCCCACGCCTGCGCCCGTGCTGGACGCGCCCGCGGGCGAGTACGAGGTGCGCATCAAGCGCGAGGGCCAGCTGACCTCGGTCTACTACCCCTATCACCCCATGGACGTGGTGGGCTGGAAGGGCGACCTGTCGGTCTGGAAGCTCAACGTCCGCGACATCCGCCCGGTCATGAGCCACCGCTACCACCTGCCCCCGAGCGTGCACACGACCTTCCTCGGCGGCGACTTCGTCATCTGCACCTTCGTGCCCAGGCCCTTCGAGAGCGACCCCGAGGCCATGCGGGTGCCCTTCTACCACCGTAACATCGACTACGACGAGGTCCTCTTCTACCACGAGGGCGACTTCTTCAGCCGGGCGAACATCGGGCCCGCGATGGTGACCTTTCACCCGGCGGGGATCCACCACGGCCCGCACCCCAAGGCCGCCCAGAAGGCCGCGGGCAAGGAAGCCACCGACGAGATCGCCGTCATGATCGACACCAAGAATCCGCTCAGGCTCACGCCCTCGGCCATGGCGACCGAGTGGGCCGATTACCACCTCAGCTGGCGCGTGACCCCGGAGGTCACCCCCCGATGA
- a CDS encoding SRPBCC family protein, whose protein sequence is MRLRLQTCLVPALLALALSRPVAALPEAGLDLSSREVKAVEQGEVVVRLRNTHESTLKDVLCVGLIKAPADRIWSVLIDYDRYDKIFKGILKTETRAKDGEVEDHYSLLDYPWPMGDRWVVNRITHAADRRSITWHRVEGTVKEVVGSWHLVPDGDETMVIYKVRLDPGIPFIPAWAIDWGSQRVAPDIIHAVRRQVR, encoded by the coding sequence ATGCGACTTCGACTTCAGACCTGCCTGGTTCCGGCCTTGCTGGCCCTCGCCCTTTCGCGCCCCGTCGCGGCCCTTCCCGAGGCCGGGCTCGACCTCTCGTCCCGGGAGGTCAAGGCCGTCGAGCAGGGCGAGGTGGTCGTGCGGCTGCGCAACACCCACGAGTCCACCCTCAAGGACGTCCTGTGCGTCGGCCTCATCAAGGCCCCGGCGGATCGGATCTGGAGCGTGCTCATCGACTACGACCGCTACGACAAGATCTTCAAGGGGATCCTCAAGACCGAGACCCGCGCCAAGGACGGGGAGGTCGAGGACCACTACTCGCTGCTCGACTACCCCTGGCCCATGGGCGATCGCTGGGTGGTCAACCGCATCACCCACGCCGCGGACCGTCGCTCCATCACCTGGCACCGGGTCGAGGGCACGGTCAAGGAGGTCGTCGGCTCCTGGCACCTGGTGCCGGACGGGGATGAGACCATGGTGATCTACAAGGTTCGCCTCGATCCCGGAATCCCCTTCATCCCCGCCTGGGCCATCGACTGGGGCAGCCAGCGCGTCGCCCCGGACATCATCCACGCGGTGCGCCGCCAGGTCCGCTGA
- a CDS encoding mechanosensitive ion channel domain-containing protein yields the protein MRHRLNAATLSGLALAAALSFALPARAEAPQEAVLVGGKAVFSIGDGYGQSGRERAMHATEKLAGWLSDPNSIAALRVESLRKGPAVVLGDEALLSVSESDAISAGTSREELAGIWEQRLEAAAEAERVAKQTQNGPLGTGLAIAKNLLAALAVLVGGTIAAWLITWGASRLAEMPWRPSWRVNPNLISVIGGIGSIAVAVGSVAVAITYLPGAYSLPVTVAMVAVGAMALIASAESLGNVAGGLVVKWNTLYAEGDHVRVGGFAGRVKAVGHLFTRLETEHHGERLIPNSSILRRGVSLLSAPTLAEIKVPVRLAYTVSRDLAQAIIVEAALRTHGLTDEPMPECLLAELEDEVIRYELHGRVQAAETPEVVISRFHVNLLDVLGENALAPGGQPMTRPKARLGVTTLEQTRQHSA from the coding sequence ATGCGCCATCGCTTGAACGCTGCGACCCTTTCGGGCCTCGCCCTTGCCGCCGCCCTGAGCTTCGCCCTGCCCGCCCGCGCCGAGGCGCCGCAGGAAGCCGTCCTGGTGGGCGGCAAGGCCGTCTTCTCGATCGGCGACGGCTACGGCCAGTCGGGCCGAGAGCGCGCCATGCACGCCACCGAGAAGCTCGCCGGCTGGCTCTCCGACCCCAACTCCATCGCCGCGCTGCGCGTCGAGAGCCTGCGCAAGGGGCCTGCCGTCGTGCTCGGGGACGAGGCCCTCCTGAGCGTCAGCGAGTCGGATGCGATCAGCGCCGGCACCAGCCGCGAGGAGCTCGCCGGGATCTGGGAACAGCGCCTCGAGGCGGCCGCCGAGGCCGAGCGCGTCGCCAAGCAAACGCAGAATGGCCCCCTCGGCACGGGCCTCGCCATCGCCAAGAACCTGCTCGCGGCGCTCGCCGTGCTCGTGGGCGGCACGATCGCCGCCTGGCTCATCACCTGGGGGGCCTCGCGCCTCGCCGAAATGCCCTGGCGCCCGAGCTGGCGCGTCAACCCCAACCTCATCTCGGTGATTGGCGGCATCGGGTCGATCGCGGTCGCCGTCGGCTCGGTCGCCGTCGCCATCACCTACCTGCCGGGAGCCTACTCGCTACCCGTCACCGTTGCCATGGTCGCGGTGGGCGCCATGGCCCTCATCGCCTCGGCCGAGTCCCTCGGCAACGTCGCGGGCGGCCTGGTGGTCAAGTGGAACACGCTCTACGCCGAGGGCGACCACGTGCGCGTCGGCGGCTTCGCGGGCAGGGTCAAGGCCGTCGGCCACCTCTTCACCCGCCTCGAGACCGAGCACCACGGCGAGCGCCTGATCCCCAACAGCAGCATCCTGCGCCGTGGCGTCTCGCTGCTGAGCGCCCCCACCCTCGCCGAGATCAAGGTCCCCGTCCGTCTGGCCTACACCGTCTCGCGCGACCTGGCCCAGGCCATCATCGTCGAGGCGGCCCTGCGCACGCACGGCCTGACCGACGAGCCCATGCCGGAGTGCCTTTTGGCCGAACTGGAGGACGAGGTCATCCGCTACGAGCTGCACGGCCGGGTGCAGGCCGCCGAGACCCCCGAGGTGGTCATCTCGCGCTTCCACGTCAATCTCCTGGACGTGCTGGGCGAGAACGCGCTGGCCCCCGGTGGCCAGCCCATGACCCGCCCCAAGGCCCGCCTCGGCGTGACCACCCTCGAGCAGACCCGCCAGCACAGCGCCTGA
- a CDS encoding flavin reductase family protein, which yields MIIDPSTLDHQEAYKLLNGSVVPRPIALVSTVSAKGERNLAPFSFFNVVASAPMAISFSVMRRGTSGNKKDTILNIEETGEFVVNVVTQAIAEQTNLTSADFFARGVDEFVEAGFTPVASEVVAPPRVAESPINMECRVLQLVDLGDRPGSATLVIGQVLRFHVWDALYHKGRIDPQKLQAVGRMAGSAWVRTGDTFDLIRPVQSVST from the coding sequence ATGATCATCGACCCCTCGACGCTCGACCACCAGGAGGCCTACAAGCTCCTGAACGGTTCGGTCGTGCCGCGCCCCATCGCGCTGGTCTCGACCGTCTCGGCCAAGGGAGAGCGCAACCTCGCGCCCTTCAGCTTCTTCAACGTGGTGGCCTCGGCCCCCATGGCGATCAGCTTCTCTGTGATGCGCAGGGGCACGAGCGGGAATAAGAAGGATACGATCCTCAACATCGAGGAGACGGGCGAGTTCGTCGTCAACGTGGTGACCCAGGCCATCGCGGAGCAGACGAACCTGACGTCGGCCGACTTCTTCGCGCGGGGGGTGGACGAGTTCGTGGAGGCCGGCTTCACGCCGGTCGCAAGCGAGGTCGTCGCGCCGCCGAGGGTCGCGGAGTCGCCGATCAACATGGAGTGCCGGGTCCTCCAGCTGGTGGACCTGGGCGATCGCCCAGGCTCCGCGACGCTGGTCATCGGCCAGGTTCTGCGCTTCCACGTCTGGGATGCGCTCTACCACAAGGGCCGCATCGACCCGCAGAAGCTCCAGGCCGTGGGCCGCATGGCGGGATCCGCCTGGGTGCGGACCGGCGACACCTTCGACCTGATCCGGCCCGTGCAGTCCGTTTCGACCTAG
- a CDS encoding fumarylacetoacetate hydrolase family protein, which translates to MKLVTFEVATPLGRIMRLGAAIGDRILDLNAAYVTALPELSREAAGRFADVYFPPDMLRFLEGGTLGMEAARALLSRFVAGTLAERPDAGAISYPVGEVRLLSPLTRANMLRDFLAFEAHTKRGYERRGQEMPALWYELPVYYKGNNRSLVGPDAEVPWPSYTEKFDYELEIACVIGKQGRNIPLERAHEYIAGYCILNDFSARDAQMQEVQLRLGPAKGKDFATGLGPYLVTPDEVGDPRNLRMTARVNGEIWSDGNSGTSHWTFEQMIAHVSREETIYPGDVFGSGTVGSGCGYELDRWVQPGDVIELTIEKLGTLRNRVVRQS; encoded by the coding sequence TTGAAGCTCGTCACCTTTGAGGTCGCAACCCCTCTCGGCCGGATCATGCGGCTCGGCGCGGCGATAGGCGATCGCATCCTCGATCTCAACGCCGCCTACGTCACCGCGCTTCCCGAGCTCTCGCGCGAGGCTGCCGGCCGGTTCGCCGACGTCTACTTCCCGCCCGACATGCTGCGCTTCCTCGAGGGCGGCACCCTGGGGATGGAGGCGGCCCGGGCCCTGCTCTCGCGCTTCGTGGCGGGCACCCTCGCCGAGCGTCCCGACGCCGGCGCGATTTCCTACCCGGTGGGCGAGGTGCGGCTCCTGAGCCCCTTGACCCGGGCGAACATGCTGCGCGACTTCCTGGCCTTCGAGGCGCACACCAAGCGCGGCTACGAGCGGCGCGGCCAGGAGATGCCCGCGCTCTGGTACGAGCTGCCCGTCTACTACAAGGGCAACAACCGCTCGCTGGTGGGGCCCGACGCTGAGGTGCCGTGGCCCTCTTACACCGAGAAGTTCGACTACGAGCTCGAGATCGCCTGCGTCATCGGGAAACAGGGGCGCAACATCCCGCTCGAGAGGGCGCACGAGTACATCGCCGGCTACTGCATCCTCAACGACTTCAGCGCCCGAGACGCCCAGATGCAGGAGGTGCAGCTGCGGCTGGGACCCGCCAAGGGCAAGGACTTCGCCACCGGCCTCGGGCCCTACCTCGTCACCCCCGACGAGGTGGGCGACCCGCGCAACCTGCGCATGACCGCGCGGGTCAACGGCGAGATCTGGTCGGACGGCAACTCCGGCACCTCGCACTGGACCTTCGAGCAGATGATCGCCCACGTCTCGCGCGAGGAGACGATCTACCCCGGCGACGTCTTCGGCTCGGGCACCGTCGGCTCCGGCTGCGGCTACGAGCTGGACCGCTGGGTGCAGCCCGGCGACGTGATCGAGCTGACGATCGAGAAGCTCGGCACCCTGCGCAACCGCGTCGTGCGTCAATCATAA
- the lon gene encoding endopeptidase La, whose product MSDVSYPTSTPVLAVRDMVVFPGVVVPITVGRDMSVHLVQDAVESGEAITVATQRDMERDEITPSDLYEVGTLCKIHHMLQLPSNTLKIMVQGVERVRIGPFTQQEPYFRADVTPMPDQEGHDRVVEAMMHNVTQLLQRYGENLQGFPEELVTIALNLEDPNKLAYLLAFNLHFKLAERQALLEAEGARAKLDLLSEILTGEMELHQLGASIQSQVQTTLGKTQKEYFLREQLRAIQKELGESDERIAEVSELREKIDQAKLPPEVLKEAERELGRLEKLPPGAAEHTVIRTYLDWIIALPWARSTPDQLDIQRAREILDEDHYDLDLIKKRILEYLAVYKLKHERLGETSLRGPILCLVGPPGVGKTSLGQSIARALGRKFVRMSLGGMRDEAEIRGHRRTYIGALPGRLIQAISRSGSNNPVFMLDEIDKLGADFRGDPASALLEVLDPEQNRDFRDHYLDVPFDLSRVLFIATANVLDPVPPALRDRMEVLQLSGYTAEEKVAIAEQYLVPKQLKEHALAQRELKFTPEGLRALIADYTHEAGVRGLEREVASICRKVSVELTTGSQPRRGVLVTPARARQYLGKRRFYPEEAERPDLPGIVTGLAWTEAGGDILFIEATATPGTGQLRLTGKLGEVMKESAQAALSYVWSKAAFLGIPADFFGVSDVHLHVPAGAIPKDGPSAGIAMATAIASLASSRLVRAEIAMTGEITLRGRVLPVGGIKEKVLAARRAGIRTVILPRHNEPDLADIPGELLREMKLILVDTVDGALASALCPVPRRPRKRA is encoded by the coding sequence ATGTCCGACGTGAGCTACCCCACCTCCACGCCGGTCCTCGCGGTGAGGGACATGGTCGTCTTCCCGGGGGTGGTCGTGCCCATCACCGTCGGGCGCGACATGTCGGTGCACCTGGTCCAGGACGCGGTCGAGAGCGGCGAGGCCATCACCGTCGCCACCCAGCGCGACATGGAGCGCGACGAGATCACGCCCTCGGACCTGTACGAGGTCGGCACCCTCTGCAAGATCCACCACATGCTCCAGCTGCCGAGCAACACCCTCAAGATCATGGTCCAGGGGGTGGAGCGCGTCAGGATCGGGCCCTTCACCCAGCAGGAGCCCTACTTCCGCGCCGACGTCACCCCCATGCCCGACCAGGAGGGGCACGATCGGGTGGTCGAGGCCATGATGCACAACGTCACCCAGCTCCTCCAGCGCTACGGCGAGAACCTCCAGGGCTTCCCCGAGGAGCTGGTGACCATCGCCCTCAACCTGGAGGACCCCAACAAGCTCGCCTACCTCCTGGCCTTCAACCTGCACTTCAAGCTCGCCGAGCGCCAGGCGCTCCTCGAGGCCGAGGGGGCCAGGGCCAAGCTCGATCTGCTCAGCGAGATCCTCACGGGCGAGATGGAGCTGCACCAGCTGGGCGCCTCCATCCAGAGCCAGGTCCAGACCACCCTCGGCAAGACCCAGAAGGAGTACTTCCTGCGCGAGCAGCTGCGCGCCATCCAGAAGGAGCTGGGGGAGTCGGACGAGCGCATCGCCGAGGTCAGCGAGCTGCGCGAGAAGATCGACCAGGCCAAGCTCCCCCCCGAGGTCCTCAAGGAGGCCGAGCGCGAGCTTGGGCGCCTCGAGAAGCTGCCGCCGGGAGCGGCCGAGCACACGGTGATCCGCACCTACCTGGACTGGATCATCGCCCTTCCCTGGGCCAGGTCCACCCCGGACCAGCTGGACATCCAGCGCGCCCGCGAGATCCTGGACGAGGACCACTACGACCTGGACCTCATCAAGAAGCGGATCCTCGAGTACCTGGCGGTCTACAAGCTCAAGCACGAGCGCCTCGGCGAGACCAGCCTGCGCGGCCCGATCCTCTGCCTGGTGGGTCCCCCCGGGGTGGGCAAGACCTCGCTCGGCCAGTCCATCGCCCGGGCCCTGGGCCGCAAGTTCGTGCGCATGAGCCTGGGGGGCATGCGCGACGAGGCCGAGATCCGCGGCCACCGCCGCACCTACATCGGGGCGCTGCCCGGAAGGCTCATCCAGGCCATCTCCCGCTCGGGCTCCAACAACCCGGTCTTCATGCTCGACGAGATCGACAAGCTCGGGGCCGACTTCCGAGGCGACCCCGCCTCGGCCCTCTTGGAGGTCCTCGACCCCGAGCAGAACCGCGACTTTCGCGACCACTACCTGGACGTGCCCTTCGACCTGTCGCGGGTGCTGTTCATCGCCACCGCCAACGTCCTCGACCCGGTCCCCCCGGCGCTGCGCGACCGGATGGAGGTCCTGCAGCTCTCGGGCTACACCGCCGAGGAGAAGGTCGCGATCGCCGAGCAGTACCTGGTCCCCAAGCAGCTCAAGGAGCACGCCCTCGCCCAGCGCGAGCTCAAGTTCACCCCCGAGGGCCTGCGCGCCCTGATCGCCGACTACACCCACGAGGCGGGCGTGCGCGGCCTGGAGCGCGAGGTCGCCTCCATCTGCCGCAAGGTGAGCGTCGAGCTGACGACCGGCTCGCAGCCCAGGCGCGGGGTCCTGGTCACCCCCGCCCGCGCCCGGCAGTACCTGGGCAAGCGCCGATTCTACCCTGAGGAGGCCGAGCGGCCCGATCTGCCCGGCATCGTCACGGGGCTCGCCTGGACCGAGGCGGGCGGCGACATCCTCTTCATCGAGGCGACCGCCACCCCCGGCACGGGCCAGCTGCGCCTGACGGGCAAGCTCGGCGAGGTCATGAAGGAGTCGGCCCAGGCCGCGCTCTCCTACGTGTGGAGCAAGGCCGCCTTTCTCGGGATCCCTGCGGACTTCTTCGGCGTCAGCGACGTGCACCTGCACGTGCCCGCCGGCGCCATCCCCAAGGACGGCCCCAGCGCGGGCATCGCCATGGCCACCGCGATCGCGAGCCTCGCCTCGAGCCGCCTGGTCCGGGCCGAGATCGCCATGACCGGCGAGATCACCCTGCGCGGGCGGGTGCTGCCGGTGGGCGGCATCAAGGAGAAGGTGCTCGCCGCGCGCCGCGCCGGGATCCGCACCGTCATCCTGCCGCGCCACAACGAGCCGGACCTCGCCGACATCCCGGGCGAGCTCCTGCGCGAGATGAAGCTGATCCTCGTGGACACGGTCGACGGGGCCCTGGCGAGCGCCCTCTGCCCCGTCCCCAGGCGGCCCCGGAAGCGGGCCTGA